Proteins co-encoded in one Nonlabens agnitus genomic window:
- a CDS encoding helix-turn-helix and ligand-binding sensor domain-containing protein: MKVFLFIASFFFSFLLVQAQELPPVRNFSPATYGAENQNWKIAQSEDRNLFFANNQGLLEYNGEHWYLYPTPNESIMRSVEWHEDRVYTGSYMDFGYWERQNDGTLTYTSMVDSLNVSILEDEQFWDIISSESIVLIQSLSRIYAYNPEDKTVQTVVEKQGLTKIFKVGNGIYFHVTGQGLYQIVSGQPQLIIKQDLIDGNVIGMRDSDRGIKLVTAANSLYIFENDSLELISTNQFFRPVTVYSAVAIEGDGFAVGTISNGLLVMDGAGVVDYQINQSNGLSNNTVLSVFVDADDNLWAGLDNGIDYINLTSRFKTFIDREGKLGTIYDAIYHKEHLYLGSNQGLYVRPPNQKTFEFIEGTKGQVWSLKEIDGTLFCGHNLGTFIIDGKIATQIAFEEGTWDVQPLEGTTDLILQGNYSGLFVLQRENNTWSLRNKLEGFDISSKDLVIDGQQIFVGHEYKGLYELDVSDDFRTVENYKLIDAVGTGINSDVIQLGGDVLYSTPRGIYVKTETSDSFKKNEVLSSFIESNGYTSGKMIKINEGSFWMFSDQSLIQINKEPINDTFEAKNILIPHFKRSETKGYESLIQLPNQNYLIATSQGYLLWDNKDTEEVKGKVVIDRVRISNRNGSSKLLDLDQNNSMDHRTNAVEFFFHVTDYNVFDSVKYQYFLDGDSDSWSNVFEKGSILFENLSHGDYQLRLRSVVNGSLAEDEAVFSFTIEPPFYFSRTAIVIYVIIILGILFLMGRIFRWYYNRKRNLDLEKQRQQMELNLLKSQKDIADLKNKQLNSDIESRNRDLAIKTMAMIRKNETLNQLRGELDNLPTTQESKSLKKMLDKSLNSKQDWVAFEEAFNNADKDFFKKIKEKHPNLTSGDLRLCVYLRLNLSSKEIAPLLNISPRSVEIKRYRLRKKMGLSRDDSLTGYIVEI, encoded by the coding sequence TTGAAGGTATTTCTATTTATTGCTAGCTTTTTCTTTAGTTTTCTCTTGGTGCAGGCGCAAGAGTTGCCACCGGTGCGCAACTTTTCACCAGCAACCTACGGCGCCGAAAATCAAAATTGGAAGATCGCACAGTCTGAGGACCGAAATTTGTTTTTCGCGAACAATCAAGGACTGTTAGAGTACAATGGAGAACATTGGTATCTATATCCTACACCTAACGAGAGCATTATGCGGTCTGTTGAGTGGCATGAAGATCGTGTCTATACAGGATCTTACATGGATTTTGGTTACTGGGAGCGACAAAACGATGGGACACTGACTTATACATCCATGGTTGATTCCCTCAACGTTTCCATCTTGGAAGATGAGCAATTCTGGGACATCATTTCTAGTGAATCTATCGTTTTGATACAGTCCTTAAGTCGTATTTATGCCTATAATCCAGAAGATAAAACGGTTCAAACTGTCGTAGAAAAACAAGGACTCACCAAAATCTTCAAAGTTGGGAATGGGATCTACTTTCATGTAACTGGGCAAGGCCTTTATCAGATTGTTAGCGGTCAACCGCAGCTCATCATTAAACAGGATTTGATAGATGGTAACGTCATAGGTATGCGAGATAGTGATCGAGGAATCAAGCTTGTTACTGCCGCAAATTCCCTTTATATATTTGAGAATGATTCTCTGGAACTTATCTCGACCAATCAATTTTTCAGGCCGGTCACGGTTTATTCCGCAGTGGCCATTGAAGGTGATGGTTTTGCTGTAGGAACCATATCCAACGGTTTGTTAGTCATGGATGGTGCTGGTGTGGTGGACTATCAAATAAATCAATCCAATGGACTGTCAAACAATACCGTTTTATCTGTATTTGTAGACGCAGATGACAATTTATGGGCAGGTCTAGATAATGGTATTGATTATATCAACCTTACCTCAAGGTTCAAAACTTTCATAGATAGGGAAGGCAAGCTGGGAACTATTTATGACGCTATTTATCATAAAGAACATCTGTATCTGGGATCTAATCAAGGGTTGTATGTTAGACCACCCAATCAAAAAACGTTTGAATTTATTGAAGGAACTAAAGGTCAGGTATGGAGTTTAAAGGAGATTGATGGAACCTTGTTCTGTGGTCACAACCTTGGAACCTTTATCATCGACGGAAAGATAGCCACCCAAATTGCTTTTGAGGAAGGCACGTGGGACGTACAACCACTAGAAGGAACTACAGACCTTATTCTTCAGGGAAATTATAGTGGTCTTTTTGTTTTACAAAGAGAAAATAACACGTGGAGTCTCAGGAATAAACTGGAAGGATTTGACATAAGCTCTAAAGATCTGGTGATAGATGGTCAACAGATTTTTGTAGGACATGAGTACAAAGGATTGTATGAACTTGATGTAAGCGACGATTTCCGCACCGTTGAAAATTATAAACTTATAGATGCCGTAGGTACTGGAATTAATTCTGATGTGATTCAATTAGGTGGTGACGTTCTGTATTCCACACCACGAGGTATTTATGTCAAGACCGAGACATCTGATAGTTTCAAAAAAAATGAGGTGCTATCATCATTTATAGAATCCAATGGATATACTTCTGGTAAGATGATCAAAATCAATGAAGGTTCCTTCTGGATGTTTTCTGATCAATCATTGATTCAAATTAACAAAGAGCCCATCAACGACACGTTTGAAGCTAAGAATATCTTGATACCGCACTTTAAAAGATCTGAAACCAAAGGGTATGAAAGCCTGATTCAATTACCCAACCAAAACTATCTCATCGCAACGTCTCAGGGTTATCTACTTTGGGATAATAAGGACACTGAAGAGGTCAAAGGAAAAGTAGTAATAGATAGAGTGCGGATAAGTAACAGGAATGGCTCTAGTAAACTATTGGATCTTGATCAAAACAATAGTATGGATCACAGAACTAATGCAGTTGAGTTCTTTTTTCATGTGACCGATTATAACGTATTCGATAGCGTTAAGTATCAATATTTTTTAGATGGAGACAGTGACTCATGGTCCAATGTTTTTGAGAAAGGTTCCATTCTCTTTGAAAACCTTAGTCATGGAGACTATCAACTGAGATTAAGATCTGTCGTTAACGGTTCTCTTGCAGAGGATGAGGCTGTTTTTTCTTTTACAATTGAACCGCCGTTTTATTTTTCTAGAACAGCAATCGTAATTTATGTGATCATAATATTAGGTATTCTGTTTCTAATGGGACGCATTTTTAGATGGTATTACAATAGAAAAAGAAATCTGGATCTAGAGAAGCAACGTCAGCAAATGGAGCTTAATTTGCTAAAAAGTCAAAAGGATATTGCAGACTTAAAAAACAAACAACTCAATTCTGATATTGAATCCAGAAACAGAGATTTAGCCATTAAAACAATGGCTATGATTAGGAAGAACGAAACTCTTAATCAGTTGAGAGGTGAGTTAGATAACCTACCTACCACACAAGAATCCAAATCATTAAAAAAGATGCTGGATAAGAGTTTAAACAGCAAACAAGATTGGGTTGCTTTTGAAGAAGCTTTCAATAATGCGGATAAAGACTTTTTCAAAAAGATAAAGGAGAAACATCCTAATTTGACGTCTGGTGATTTGCGCCTATGTGTTTATTTAAGACTCAATCTTTCTTCTAAAGAGATCGCTCCGCTTTTAAATATTTCTCCTCGTAGTGTAGAAATTAAGCGATATCGTTTGCGTAAAAAAATGGGATTATCTCGAGATGATAGTCTTACTGGATACATTGTTGAGATTTAA
- a CDS encoding 3'-5' exonuclease has product MKLNLHRPICFFDLETTGTNISKDRIVEISIHKVFPDGSEKTYTYRVNPTVPIPAETTAVHGITDDMVANEPTFKELAREINNIIKDSDLAGFNSNRFDIPLLAEEMLRADVDFDMGNRNAIDVQNIFHKMEQRTLVAAYKFYCDKDLTDAHSAEADTIATYEVLKGQLERYPELDNDMKSLAEFSTRRKPVDFAGMLAYNEKGEECFNFGKHKGKRVVDVLENEPGYYSWIQNADFPLYTKKVLTAIKLRGFNQ; this is encoded by the coding sequence ATGAAGCTCAACCTACATCGTCCCATCTGTTTTTTTGATCTGGAAACCACTGGAACCAATATTTCCAAGGATAGAATTGTTGAGATTTCCATACACAAGGTATTTCCTGATGGTAGTGAAAAGACGTATACCTACAGGGTTAATCCAACAGTCCCAATTCCAGCAGAAACCACCGCAGTCCATGGTATTACAGATGATATGGTGGCTAATGAGCCCACTTTTAAAGAGCTTGCCCGCGAGATCAATAACATTATAAAGGATTCTGATCTGGCTGGGTTCAACTCCAACCGTTTTGATATCCCATTGTTAGCCGAGGAAATGTTACGTGCCGATGTGGATTTTGATATGGGCAATAGAAATGCGATCGATGTGCAGAATATCTTCCACAAAATGGAACAGCGCACACTAGTGGCGGCCTATAAATTCTATTGTGATAAGGACCTCACTGACGCGCACAGCGCAGAGGCAGATACCATCGCGACCTATGAGGTGCTCAAGGGCCAGTTGGAACGTTATCCAGAGCTTGATAATGACATGAAATCCCTAGCAGAATTTTCTACCAGACGCAAACCTGTGGATTTTGCAGGTATGTTAGCTTATAACGAGAAAGGTGAGGAGTGCTTTAACTTTGGTAAGCACAAAGGCAAACGTGTCGTGGATGTGCTTGAAAACGAGCCAGGTTATTATAGCTGGATTCAGAACGCTGATTTCCCACTTTATACTAAAAAGGTCTTGACGGCGATCAAACTGCGCGGATTTAACCAGTAG
- a CDS encoding O-antigen translocase, with protein sequence MRQLLRYFNRNLLLKVAGFNSIHIVIRIATGAVMSWVVANFLGTTGMAVMGNFRNFFQGLQTFSVLGMENGLVRYAAQHKDNTQELKSIFSTAWIAALSASLFIGVTIFFSATFLDAYLIGLERSYAFIFRGLAITMPFYILFIVVSSILQGFEWYKTYVSVNIVINLIAFGTSVLLIYNYLLDGAMIAIVATPVLQCVIAVIIWWRLKKTFTLKTLLSSGFSQDKFKPLMSYSSMALISALLIPVTFIAIRQDVRGVLGDSTAGNWEGLQRISGYYMMFVTTLVSLYVLPNLSKDASYQNYRSTVFHFYKTILIPISLGLVAIYLSRDLIVSYLFSEEFTGMLPLFKWQLAGDFIKAITTVLAFRFIAVNDLKRYAIAEVVSLASFFIANYFLIRIYGSEGVVMAHLASYLIYLVVIVVMLRKELFHN encoded by the coding sequence ATGAGACAATTGCTGCGATACTTCAATCGCAATTTGTTGCTTAAAGTTGCCGGTTTCAATTCCATTCATATTGTTATACGCATCGCTACTGGTGCGGTCATGTCTTGGGTAGTGGCTAATTTTCTGGGGACAACAGGAATGGCTGTGATGGGTAATTTCCGCAATTTTTTTCAAGGGCTGCAAACCTTTAGTGTTTTGGGAATGGAAAACGGATTGGTGCGCTATGCTGCCCAACATAAAGACAATACTCAAGAACTTAAATCCATTTTCTCTACCGCATGGATCGCTGCGCTTTCGGCATCTTTATTTATTGGAGTAACCATTTTTTTTTCGGCCACATTTCTAGATGCTTATCTCATAGGCTTAGAACGCAGCTACGCCTTCATTTTTAGAGGTCTTGCGATCACCATGCCGTTCTATATTCTATTCATTGTGGTCAGTTCCATATTACAGGGTTTCGAATGGTATAAGACCTATGTTTCGGTCAATATTGTGATCAATTTGATCGCTTTTGGGACTAGCGTATTATTGATTTACAATTATTTATTGGATGGAGCAATGATTGCCATTGTTGCGACTCCAGTACTACAGTGTGTGATCGCGGTGATTATCTGGTGGCGTTTGAAAAAAACTTTTACCTTGAAGACGTTGCTATCCAGTGGTTTTTCTCAAGATAAATTCAAGCCGTTGATGAGTTACAGCAGCATGGCACTGATCAGTGCTTTGTTGATACCCGTAACTTTCATTGCGATACGACAGGATGTGCGCGGCGTTTTGGGCGATAGTACCGCAGGCAATTGGGAAGGTTTACAACGTATTTCTGGATACTACATGATGTTCGTAACGACCCTAGTGAGTTTGTATGTATTACCTAATTTAAGTAAAGACGCATCTTATCAGAATTACAGATCTACCGTTTTCCATTTTTATAAAACGATATTGATTCCTATCAGCTTAGGTTTGGTCGCTATTTACTTGAGTAGAGATCTTATTGTCAGCTATCTCTTTTCTGAAGAGTTTACAGGAATGTTGCCTTTATTCAAGTGGCAGCTCGCTGGTGATTTCATCAAAGCAATCACCACGGTTCTTGCCTTTAGATTCATTGCGGTGAATGACTTGAAGCGTTATGCGATCGCTGAGGTGGTCAGTCTAGCCTCTTTTTTTATCGCAAACTACTTTTTGATCAGGATCTATGGCAGTGAAGGCGTCGTCATGGCGCACCTCGCCAGTTACTTGATTTATCTGGTAGTGATTGTGGTGATGTTGCGTAAGGAATTATTCCACAATTAA